Part of the Gossypium hirsutum isolate 1008001.06 unplaced genomic scaffold, Gossypium_hirsutum_v2.1 scaffold_1199, whole genome shotgun sequence genome, TAGACTGATTCTGCTAATGAATAGCacttgactatcacaatacacgttaatatgctcctgaaccaaccccaagttttagccataccttgtaaccaaatagcctcctttacagcctctgttacagccatgtattcggcttctgtggttgacaatgcaactgtagactgtagtgtagacttccaacttattggtcctccagcaagtgtaaacacataaccggtggttgatcttcgcttgtccaaatcaccggcatagtcagaatcaacgtacccaataacacctttaccaagtgtattatcctgcttgaacagtaatccaacatccacggtcttctgaatataccgtagaatccatttcacagcttgccaatgtccttttccaggattatgcatatacctgctcactatactaactgcctgtgaaatgtcgggtcttgtacacaccattgcatacatcaagctacccactgcattagaatacggaacttgcaacatgtattctcgttccgtattcgtcgaaggagatagttgtgcagaaagcttgaaatgagaagccaacggggtacttacaggtttggtctgctcgttcatgccaaactgctgtagtactttcttcaaatactgcttctgagacaagctaactctgccatgagctctatctctacatatttccatgccgagaatctttttagcttctcctagatctttcatctcaaactcgagattgagttgagtcttcaatctttcaatctcaactttgctcttagatgctattagcatatcatcaacatataagaacaagtatatgaaagttccttcttatagcttctgaaaatacacgcaatgatcaaatttacttcttgtgtacctttgccctttcatgaactgatcaaatcgcttgtaccactgcctcggagattgcttcaatccataaagcgactttgtcagtttgcaaacccaattttcttttccaacaaccttgaatccatctggctgagtcatatagatttcctcttccaaatcaccgtgtaaaaacgcggtcttcacatcaagctgaactagttcaagatcatattgcacaaccaaggctagcaaaatccgaatagacgaatgcttcacaactggagaaaatacttcattgtagtctattccttctttctgagcgtaaccctttgctaccaatctagccttgtatcgaatttcatttttaccaggaaatccttccttctttacatatacccatttgcatccaattgccttctttcccttgggcagtctcaccaactcccaagtcctatttttatgaagagactgcatttcttcattcatagcttgcttccactttacaccatcagagttacttattgcttctgtgtaagtggaaggaacatcatcatctgcaattggaagtgcataggccaccatatcatcaaagcgagcaggcttacgaatctctcttcttggcctcctatatgcaattgaatcttgttgctgtagaagttcttgggtcgaaacttctttatcatttgttctttcaatattagctggatcatcattaaccttttcaaactccacctgctgcaaagtactactggttttgtcatccttttgtgaatcctcgttcttcatcatggttgattcatcaaaagttacatctctactgaaaacaatcttccttgtatcaggacaccagagacggtatccttttacaccaccagttatacccatgaataatgctttctttgctcttgggtctaacttagattcttttacatgataatatgtagtggaaccaaaaacatgtaaagaatcataatcagtagcaggtttaccagtccacatctccataggagtttttccatttattgcagctgatggcaatcggttaattagatggcacgcatatgtaactgtctcagcccaaaattccttgcccaatccagcattggacaacatacatcgaactttctccagtatagtccgattcatgcgttctgtcaccccattctgctgtggtgtatctcgaacagtgaagtgtcgcacaatgccctcatcttgacatacttgtagaaatggatcattttgtactcagtaccattatctgatcgaagtcgtttgacctttcgacctgtctgagtctccaccatcttcttccacttcagaatgcatccaaacttcattttttcttttcattagatacacccatacttttcttgaataatcatcaagaaaagtgacaaaatagtgcatacctcccaaagaagccactttggtaggtccccacacatcactgtgaacatagtccagaattcttTTCGTATTGtaaattgctgaaccaaattttaccctcgtctgcttgcccagaacacaatgttcacagaattccaatttgcaagaatttgcacctttcaacaagccttgcttcgccaaagtctgcaaagttttttcaccagcatgtcccaatcgcctatgccataacctggtagcctctgaatctgcatctttcgcagaagctgttgatgttgatccaataactgtacttccatttaaatagtacaagttatttcttctagtgcctttcatcaccgtcaataccccagctactacctttagtaatccatctctcaaagtgattgtgagccctttagattctagggcccctaatgagatgagatttttcttcaagctgggtacatagcgaacatctgtcagaacttggattgagccgtcatggttcttcaatttgattgtacctacacccattgtcttacaggcactatcattgcccataaaaacaactccaccttctagttcttcaagactagaaaaccagtccttattaggacacatatggtaagtacatctcgaatccaatatccactcatccgtttgacatgccattgccatgccaaccaagctaaagtctgactcctcatcatgctccgctacacatgcattagaaatagacttgcccttttgcaACTTAGGACAATtatttttccaatgccctttctcacgacaaaaggcacattcatctttggcgggtctccctttggacttaccccttctaccaggtttgctgctgtgtgaacgacctcttactgttaagacttctgcagttgtatctctgtgatctcttttatctttctttcgagtctcagatctatacaacgcactacagactgcatcaaatgtgattgaatctttcccatgaagcaatgtggtggtaagatgatcatattcatcaggaagggaattcaacaacaataatgccttgtcttcatcttcaaatttctcatccaaatttagcaagtctgctaaaattttattgaatgagttcacatggtcattcatcgacataccgggtgcatacgtgaaccgaaaaagtttctttttcatataaagcctattttcaagacttttcgttagaaacttttcttccaatgtatcccacagcttcttcgctgatgtctccctcatgacggagtacttctgctctttggccaaacataggcggattgtaccacacgcttgtctattgatcttggcccactccttgtcatccatcttgtcaggtttttcttcaagggctatatccagctcttgctgacataagacatccaggatctcacactgccacataccaaaattattggtaccgtcaaatttctctacttcaaattttgcatttgtcacagtagtccttgctgatgacgatgctgctgccatttttctcctcaatcccaactactgtatacgtgaacagtactgtatacgtgaatagtgccataTACATGAatagtactgtatacgtgaatagtgccgtatacgtgaatagtgccgtgaacggtcgtattccccaagtacgaacctggctctggtaccaattgttgcgcggaagcgtgtgaaagagtaaaattattgtactgaaaaatcacactaagttcaattcccaggaaagagaggtggatcacgaggatcgcttacataccagatctttcctagccagaatatccctctatcgtaatttaatagcacaataaatcactacaatgacacttgcaaaatatgcagaacaaaaataaagaacactagaattttaacgaggttcagcaaattttgcctacgtcctcgggcactaccaaatatatttcactccaaaaatacaagtgaaagtttacaaatagggagagagaacaattgccttaagtagagaatggcaagtgtgggatgaagaaagtaagaaatggttaggcctattatagttgaggtttaaggatcaacttgcaatgtccctatacaattaggaccaaaattgcaattatcccatgccaactaatcttactttctactttcggtgcctttcggtgccaactttctgccactattcatctttgaaaagtcaaagattgtaggtatCCAATACTTGGAGATATAGTATCTCGATCTTGTTTGGTGAGGACTGCAAATTTATTAGTATGCTTATTAGTTAGTTCATGGAGGAAATTGTGatgagaaaagaaaaggaaatgataGAAACACTTACATTCACTTGCATAATGGAAACTCGATTTTTAGGATTTTCACCATTACTGACATAGACAAGTTCTCGGACATGTCGTTGGTTTGAAAGCAAATCCCACTGCATAATTGTACACCCCGTAATCCATCCATGAAAAGTTACACGCTCAATGGAgtaatatacatacacatatatgttTGTATACATGCATGCATTCAGACAGCAGTACAAGAAAATAACCCTAAAAAATTAAACacgtatatatataagttttacaTACCCTGTTTCTTGTACGTTCATGACGAAGAAAATCAAACAGAACCTCCATCGGAACCGGAATTTGAATTGAAGTAGTGAAGATTACAATGTTACCAGAAGGCTTCCCAGGAACCTTTAATATATTTCCGTATCTCAACCTAACATCTTGAGCAGCAAAGTTTTGAGGTAACCCCGACCATACATTCTCAGAACATGAATTGATATTGTTGAAAAAATTCTTAGTCATCTTTTCAGCCAATTTCAGCAGACTCTCCCTCCCTTCTTGTGGTATTAAAACTGTTTTTCCAAACAAATCAAATTACATCAACAAGTGTTCATTAAGTTGGCGCATGTAATGTAAATAGAAAgcaggaataaattaaaatttttacccCCATCAGTTGTAGGAGCGGTTCTAGCCGTTGAAGTTGTGAGCCATTGGCAATGCCTGTTGATGGTTGCAATCCATCGTTTGGCACTAAATGCAAAACCTGAGCTAACAATGGGACGAAAGAGAGGGTGAAGTGATCTGTTATCAACTTCAACATGTTCAATCCATGTTACCTTTGACCCTCTATTGCCTACTTCTTGGATTACACAACCTGATGGCCTTCTTCGAAACTGTACCTGTGGATATGGGAATAAATTCTCCAAGGAAACATCAACCACTCCCCATGTTCCATTTGTGTGCTTTTTACAGTACCTTGCGAAATAGCATTGTCTTGCTGGTATTAATGGTGTACGCTGATGAAACTCTGCTGACATCTGatgagaaaacaaataaaatggatTTTGGAAGACTAGTTACtatatgaataaattaattattagagaaaaaaacaaagaaatcgaCCGTGTGAAGAATATTTTAGGAATTATAACGGCATCTAATGATACCCCTAAAcgctaaaacaaataaaaacggATTTTTTGAAGAGAACCATTAGCTAGTTACTAAATATAGGCAACGCAAACACGTAATTATCTCGAACATATTAATTATAagagaaaaaacaagaaaataaatcgTAATAAATATATTAACATTAAGAGACAAACAAACTAATGGATCATAATCAAGTATATAAAATATCATAGGAAGAACAAAGAAATAATCCATCATGAAGAATATTAAAAACCCATAACTGCATTTAATGATTTTCATAAACCCTAAAGCGAAACCTTGTAGTTAACAAAAAAGTATTCAACTATGAAACAACTCTTTCCTTAAATTTGTATGATATTCTTTCTTTTCATAAATGAATCATTTCAATCACTCTCTTTAAAGTAAGATTCTATAAAACAATAAAGCTACTAAATAAATGTTTCAATATCAATATGTATGTTAAGCAAAACAATAGTGAATTTTTGTACTAAATTTTAATGCATGGAATATTGTTGAGATATCAATAGGGTAATGAATCAAGTAAAATTAGATATAAAATGGATAAATAAcgaaaattatacatgaactttctATACAATGTGatacattaattttgattttgagcaatttatacataaaattttgattcaaaCCATTAAAGACTATTATCGACTCTACGTCTATTATTGTAtagataaataattatatttatcgaaagtaaaaacaaatgaatgtagttattttaaaaaatatatacaattgaatcaaatcaaagtttcatgtgtctaattaaaccaaaataaaagtttcatgtgTGTATATAATTATagcaaatcaaaattcatgtatcacATTCCACATTTAATCAAAGTCAAagtgtaaattttaaattaaaaagaagatGATGTTTGAGGTTTACCACTTGAAGAACTCCATTGTAGCTCCCATCAACGTTTTCTAATATAACTCCTAACAATGTTGTCCTCGAGACAATGCTGTAAAATGTTGTCGCCCATTGTTTCTAATCACAAAACATGGAAAATGTTAGTTCATTAACAACTTCGTAAATGAGTAAACTTACGTAATGAAATGGAACAAGGGGAAACAAAATCCTTACCGTATCCATGAGCAATTGGACGATGTTCATAGGGTTCATCTCAACAAATGCGGTCTCTCGAGAAGTTTCGATATTCAAAGGCTCGAAATTGAGTTTCGAAAAGGATGAGGGGACATCCTGATCAAAGTTACAGTTGCAATCAGAGCTTAGGAAACATTGGGGTTCACCAACTTCAACCATCCTCATTATCTGTTCCATTGTTGCATCAAAGCTACCAAATTCCCTCAAGTATTGAAACCCATTTAGAGTCTCCATTCCACCGTTTCCATTGTGTTGCCATAGTGGTTCACCCATTATTGCCAACTTAAACAGCTCTTCCATGGCTTCCACAGCTTGTTCGATGATTTTGTTCTTGTTCAGACCAGCTCCTATCGAGACCGCCATAAGAAGATCACTTGCTCGGTTCATATGATCGGGTTTAGCATTCGTCGATGATTCCGAACCCGGTGAATTTTGTGGGGATGAAGGATTATACAATAAGGGGGAGCCagaattttcattattttgtacAAAATAATCCTCCTGATAAATAAAACATCAGCAAGTGATCGAGATAATAAGGAGAAAGTGGCttaatttctcattgtattcTATTTCCATCATAATGAAATGGACTTCAaaatatagtattattatttttttatactattttcatttctaatgaaataaacaggCCTCAACTTCATGATTTTCTATTCAAAATGATGTTTCTTTTCAAATAGAATTCAAAATCTGAagttattttaatactattttcatTTCTATTGAAATAATTAGGCTTCAACTTTctgattttcttttcaaaatgataattactttggtcatcatcaaataaacttaaaaaatgtaGGGTCTTTTCATTCTGCTTTCATTTGTATTTAAACAAACCGGTTTGATCAAATAGACTtaaattctagggtttttttCTACGCTAAAGAAATTTgggtttcttctctttttttttttgaaaaaagtgaTTAACATGAACCTTAACTTCACAGATTTGCTTTAGGAATGACTAGAAATATTTTATGTTTAGCAAATTAGATCAGATTAAACTTATGGAAAATAATACATTTTCTAACAAAGTatcaaaaaatgaacaaaataaaggAAATGAAAAATTACCACTGGATTCATTTCAGGAGGAGGATTTGCCCCAAACTGGTTATAATTAACCTCAATTTCACACCTAGGAGCTTCTTGTAATCCCACCATAGGACtaattgccaaaagaaaagaagaagaaaaaattaaacTCTTGCCAAAtccatttttgaaagaaaaatccATGGggaaaattaagaataattaagaAACACTTACACTTCATCCCTTGCTACAACTATATTTTGAATATTCTCAAAATAACCATTGTTGAACACttccaaaatattattttgttgGATATTATCACTCACGTTCTCACAGTTTCCACCAATATTGGCCatctaaaaaaaagtttttttagtttagtttatcTATCTTTCTGTCtatctataaatttttaaattcttttttcctGAATCAACATCAATCAAAATGATagaaaaactttcaaaaatacaaaataaaaaatttgaagaaaaagatagaatcatcaataaatgttaataaaactaaaaaaaaagtttaatttacCTAATAATCTATCTATCTGCAAATTTTTAAATTCTCTTTTTCCTTGAACCAACATCAATCAAAATGATAGAAAAATctttgaaaaattcaaaaataaattaaaaagcgCAAggttaagtattttaaaaaaaatcaaaatcatccataaatgtttTATCTGTCTTTgaaaaaaatctttcaaaaagaaaaaagaaaaccataCCTTAAACAAAAAGTGACGAACAAATTTGACTTCTTTCTCAGGAGTACAACATAAAATTTATCTTCTTTCTCAAGAGTACAAcactaaatttatatatatatatatatatatatggaaaagtAAATGGTGAGTAAGAAAAGAGCGTCAGGAAAAGAGTGTCGAAAACTGCTGAGGGTAAATGGACAGTTCATGAaagtgtgtgtgtgttttttgtgttttttgcTTTCTGTTCTCCGTCAATCAGTTTTGTTGGgtgaaacataaaatttattttttcctcaGGAGTACAACACtgagtttatatatatttcaagggaaaaataaatgaTGAGTACAAAAAGAAGGGAGCCTTTAGAAAAGAGTGTTGAAATGTTGAGGGTATTTGCTGACGTGGTACTTCTTTAAAATATGATTGGTTAAAAGGATTTAATGGACAGTTCATGAAAGTGTG contains:
- the LOC107940665 gene encoding homeobox-leucine zipper protein MERISTEM L1, which codes for MANIGGNCENVSDNIQQNNILEVFNNGYFENIQNIVVARDEVPMVGLQEAPRCEIEVNYNQFGANPPPEMNPVEDYFVQNNENSGSPLLYNPSSPQNSPGSESSTNAKPDHMNRASDLLMAVSIGAGLNKNKIIEQAVEAMEELFKLAIMGEPLWQHNGNGGMETLNGFQYLREFGSFDATMEQIMRMVEVGEPQCFLSSDCNCNFDQDVPSSFSKLNFEPLNIETSRETAFVEMNPMNIVQLLMDTKQWATTFYSIVSRTTLLGVILENVDGSYNGVLQVMSAEFHQRTPLIPARQCYFARYCKKHTNGTWGVVDVSLENLFPYPQVQFRRRPSGCVIQEVGNRGSKVTWIEHVEVDNRSLHPLFRPIVSSGFAFSAKRWIATINRHCQWLTTSTARTAPTTDGVLIPQEGRESLLKLAEKMTKNFFNNINSCSENVWSGLPQNFAAQDVRLRYGNILKVPGKPSGNIVIFTTSIQIPVPMEVLFDFLRHERTRNRWDLLSNQRHVRELVYVSNGENPKNRVSIMQVNSSPNKIEILYLQVLDTYNL